GTCTACAACTTTGAGTTCCAAAACACCTTGCGGGTCTGCTTACAGACCCAGGCCGCCAAACCTGTACACTGACCCACAATGAGCGAAACTTCCAAACGCGTTGTTGTACTGGGCTCTACCGGCTCCATTGGCACCCAGACCCTGGATGTCTGTCGCTGGCGCGGCTACCGGGTGGTGGGGCTGGTGGCGGGCAAGAACCTCGAGCTGCTTTCGCAGCAGATCGCGCAATTTCACCCCGAAGCAGTAGCAGCCGACCCCGCAGTGCTGCCAGTTCTCCGAGAACGTTTCCCCAAACTGCACATTGCAGATGCCCTCGAGGTGGCCGCCTGGCCCGCCGAGGTGGTGGTGGGGGCCATCCCGGGCCTGGCAGGTCTGCCCGGTGTGCGTGTGGCAGTGCAGCAAGGGCGCCGTATGGCCCTGGCCAACAAGGAAAGCATGGTGGCCGCCGGGCCGCTCTTATGGCAGGAGGCCGCACAGCACGGGGCCGAGATTATCCCGGTGGATTCGGAGCACTCGGCCATCTTCCAGAGCCTAGTGGGGGAACCCTTCCAAGACGTTGCCGAGCTGATTCTTACCGCATCTGGGGGCCCTTTCCTGCACGAACCCGCCGACCTTTCCAGCGTGACCCCCCAAATGGCCCTAAACCACCCCCGCTGGAAGATGGGCCCCAAGGTGACCATTGACTCATCCACCCTGTTCAACAAAGGCTTGGAAGTTCTGGAGGC
The Meiothermus cerbereus DSM 11376 genome window above contains:
- the dxr gene encoding 1-deoxy-D-xylulose-5-phosphate reductoisomerase, whose translation is MSETSKRVVVLGSTGSIGTQTLDVCRWRGYRVVGLVAGKNLELLSQQIAQFHPEAVAADPAVLPVLRERFPKLHIADALEVAAWPAEVVVGAIPGLAGLPGVRVAVQQGRRMALANKESMVAAGPLLWQEAAQHGAEIIPVDSEHSAIFQSLVGEPFQDVAELILTASGGPFLHEPADLSSVTPQMALNHPRWKMGPKVTIDSSTLFNKGLEVLEAVQLFRVPIEKVKVQIHPQSYVHSMVRFQDGNIKAQLGPTDMRLAIQYALTYPQRPPTPLRDAPIPERLEFFPPDTQRFPALALAYQAGRMGGLAPAVLNAADEVAVEAFLKGQIGYLEIPWLLEKVLQQTPSGPLTWDNIFQADLEARELARELLEVKV